In Microcoleus sp. AS-A8, the following are encoded in one genomic region:
- a CDS encoding pentapeptide repeat-containing protein: protein MKVKYLLHVYDQGVRDFSGVDLSGADLRGVTLIGVNLTGANLTGANLSRAFLTKSDLSGAQMNWANLSFVKMSEAKLVEADLTKANLSGAFMVKSKLPGAKLSGANLSATNLRRANLWGANLCSADLQRTNLRDANLSGVNFNWANLSEARLVGAKLYGASLNGVNLSKAFLKEVDLGGVDLEGVSLREAKLSGANLEGANLTRADLSEANLHGANLKGVDFTGANLTKASLDQANLTWAILKKADLRGANLSEAKLNGIDFEDMQIGGAILPESTDRFLYYAM, encoded by the coding sequence ATGAAAGTGAAATATCTGCTCCACGTTTATGACCAAGGAGTTAGGGATTTTTCTGGTGTTGATCTCAGCGGAGCAGACTTAAGGGGAGTCACTCTGATTGGAGTCAACCTCACAGGAGCTAACTTAACCGGTGCTAACTTGAGTCGAGCGTTTCTCACCAAGTCAGATTTGAGTGGTGCTCAGATGAACTGGGCTAATCTCAGTTTTGTCAAAATGAGCGAAGCCAAACTCGTAGAAGCCGATTTAACGAAAGCCAACTTGAGCGGAGCTTTCATGGTGAAGTCAAAACTTCCAGGAGCTAAGCTGAGTGGCGCAAATCTTAGTGCCACTAATCTGAGGCGTGCTAACTTATGGGGGGCTAACCTCTGCTCGGCAGATTTACAAAGAACGAATCTACGAGATGCCAACTTGAGTGGTGTCAACTTCAATTGGGCGAATTTATCAGAGGCGAGATTAGTTGGAGCAAAGCTGTATGGGGCTTCGTTGAATGGGGTGAACTTAAGTAAAGCCTTTTTAAAAGAAGTCGATCTGGGTGGCGTTGATTTAGAAGGTGTAAGCCTGAGGGAAGCTAAATTGAGCGGTGCTAACTTGGAAGGAGCGAACTTGACAAGGGCTGATTTGAGTGAAGCCAATCTACACGGTGCCAATCTCAAAGGAGTAGACTTCACAGGAGCTAACCTGACAAAAGCCTCTCTAGATCAGGCCAATCTAACATGGGCGATTTTGAAAAAGGCAGATTTAAGGGGAGCGAATTTGAGTGAAGCCAAGCTGAATGGAATTGACTTTGAGGATATGCAGATTGGTGGTGCGATTCTCCCGGAATCAACAGACCGCTTCTTGTATTACGCAATGTAA